In a single window of the Penaeus chinensis breed Huanghai No. 1 chromosome 4, ASM1920278v2, whole genome shotgun sequence genome:
- the LOC125046381 gene encoding PX domain-containing protein kinase-like protein isoform X1, whose translation MSVFEKKREDKLLLDDTKPLFCNIKEAQNTDGHIEYVLEVWRTPDVDTRWTVSHRYSNFAQLQSSLKVGSMVLPQLPPKKVFGNTDRDFINERKVALQKYLDNILSNELLASSLPVKKFLDPKSYSRNFQEEARQNVHIVLRSGGSHEATEALPGIGTRICKEYFLAHPLADAKTQHILWWAPFGPDRAMNLRDMHATLTALVQCQHPYIVPSVSSVATETGVCVVRPWFPQGTVRDQIHQAKPRGSCLMKYTGERLNPIPQRECAIYGRQILQALLFLHEKGLGHGSLHTGNLVIDNNVCRLLELENQVVGLPTQLRPFMINHRKINSIEAIDVYSFGHVLYEMIFQKRLTTDTCTEFPPECPPLSRSVLESILSPEACKNGIPTVAGLLTHPFFNQVPLHSHEKPSLKLPSSVKQAVSASHEALLTRLAADQKKVRQQRKLSKAEAFVSQQSIKNRYKKHLQADTNGIISDSQRSSEDTSPSPGSASGNSSLSPSLVAPPPPPPNPQPPSTSTVPQSQAGPPPAPAPPPPPPPPPPVASFPSTATPPPPSQNQERAALLSSISSFKKNKLKKSTTNDRSTPVL comes from the exons ATGTCTGTAttcgagaagaagagggaggataaaTTGCTCCTTGATGACACTAAGCCTCTCTTTTGCAATATCAAGGAGGCCCAGAATACCGATGGACatatt GAATATGTTTTAGAAGTTTGGCGTACCCCAGACGTTGACACAAGATGGACTGTAAGCCACAGATATTCCAATTTTGCGCAACTCCAGTCTTCCTTAAAGGTTGGATCTATGGTGCTACCACAGCTACCTCCCAAGAAAGTTTTTGGAAATACAGATAGAGACTTTATTAATGAGAGAAAAGTGGCCCTACAG AAATATCTTGACAACATATTGTCAAATGAACTACTAGCTTCATCATTACCAGTGAAAAAGTTCTTAGATCCTAAGTCATATTCTAGAAATTTTCAAG AGGAGGCAAGACAGAATGTGCACATTGTCCTCAGGTCAGGAGGAAGCCATGAGGCCACAGAAGCCCTTCCAGGAATTGGAACACGCATTTGTAAAGAATACTTTCTGGCACACCCATTGGCAGATGCCAAAACGCAGCACATACTTTGGTGGGCTCCCTTTGGCCCGGACAGAGCCATGAACTTACGAGACATGCATGCGACACTCACGGCACTTGTCCAGTGTCAG CACCCATACATTGTTCCGTCTGTCAGCAGTGTGGCCACGGAAaccggtgtgtgtgttgttcggcCGTGGTTTCCACAG GGAACAGTCCGAGATCAGATACACCAAGCGAAGCCACGAGGAAGTTGCCTGATGAAGTACACGGGAGAAAGGTTAAATCCTATCCCCCAGAGAGAGTGTGCCATCTATGGGAGACAGATTTTACAGGCTCTTTTATTCCTACATGAAAAAGGGTTAGGACATG GAAGCTTGCACACTGGCAACCTAGTGATAGACAATAATGTGTGTCGCCTCCTGGAACTCGAGAATCAGGTAGTCGGTCTTCCCACCCAACTCAGGCCATTCATGATCAACCATCGCAAGATCAACTCAATTGAAGCCATTGACGTCTATAGCTTTGGCCATGTGTTGTACGAAATGATTTTCCAGAAGCGCCTGACGACAGACACATGCACTGAGTTTCCTCCAGAGTGTCCTCCTCTGTCAA gatCTGTACTTGAAAGCATACTGAGTCCAGAAGCTTGCAAAAATGGCATACCTACTGTTGCCGGCTTGCTAACTCATCCATTCTTTAATCAG GTTCCTCTACATAGCCATGAAAAACCAAGCCTGAAATTACCATCATCGGTGAAACAGGCTGTATCAGCCAGCCATGAGGCTTTGTTGACAAGATTAGCTGCTGACCAAAAGAAA GTTCGTCAGCAGAGAAAGTTGTCCAAAGCAGAGGCATTTGTTTCACAACAGTCGATAAAGAACAGATATAAAAAG CATTTACAAGCCGACACAAATGGTATTATATCAGATTCCCAGAGATCGTCAGAAGACACTAGTCCAAGTCCTG GTAGCGCCAGTGGGAACTCGAGTCTCTCACCGTCATTGGTagccccaccacctccccctccaaatCCACAacccccttccacttccactgTCCCCCAGTCACAAGCTGGTCCTCCCCCTgccccagctcctcctcctcctcctcctccccctccacctgtgGCCTCGTTCCCAAGCACAGCCACGCCACCTCCTCCGAGTCAGAACCAAGAGCGAGCTGCCTTACTCTCGTCCATCAGTTCATTCAAGAAGAACAAACTGAAGAAGTCCACAACTAATGACCGCAGTACTCCCGTTTTGTAA
- the LOC125046381 gene encoding PX domain-containing protein kinase-like protein isoform X2, whose amino-acid sequence MSVFEKKREDKLLLDDTKPLFCNIKEAQNTDGHIEYVLEVWRTPDVDTRWTVSHRYSNFAQLQSSLKVGSMVLPQLPPKKVFGNTDRDFINERKVALQKYLDNILSNELLASSLPVKKFLDPKSYSRNFQEEARQNVHIVLRSGGSHEATEALPGIGTRICKEYFLAHPLADAKTQHILWWAPFGPDRAMNLRDMHATLTALVQCQHPYIVPSVSSVATETGVCVVRPWFPQGTVRDQIHQAKPRGSCLMKYTGERLNPIPQRECAIYGRQILQALLFLHEKGLGHGSLHTGNLVIDNNVCRLLELENQVVGLPTQLRPFMINHRKINSIEAIDVYSFGHVLYEMIFQKRLTTDTCTEFPPECPPLSRSVLESILSPEACKNGIPTVAGLLTHPFFNQVPLHSHEKPSLKLPSSVKQAVSASHEALLTRLAADQKKVRQQRKLSKAEAFVSQQSIKNRYKKHLQADTNGIISDSQRSSEDTSPSPVNQL is encoded by the exons ATGTCTGTAttcgagaagaagagggaggataaaTTGCTCCTTGATGACACTAAGCCTCTCTTTTGCAATATCAAGGAGGCCCAGAATACCGATGGACatatt GAATATGTTTTAGAAGTTTGGCGTACCCCAGACGTTGACACAAGATGGACTGTAAGCCACAGATATTCCAATTTTGCGCAACTCCAGTCTTCCTTAAAGGTTGGATCTATGGTGCTACCACAGCTACCTCCCAAGAAAGTTTTTGGAAATACAGATAGAGACTTTATTAATGAGAGAAAAGTGGCCCTACAG AAATATCTTGACAACATATTGTCAAATGAACTACTAGCTTCATCATTACCAGTGAAAAAGTTCTTAGATCCTAAGTCATATTCTAGAAATTTTCAAG AGGAGGCAAGACAGAATGTGCACATTGTCCTCAGGTCAGGAGGAAGCCATGAGGCCACAGAAGCCCTTCCAGGAATTGGAACACGCATTTGTAAAGAATACTTTCTGGCACACCCATTGGCAGATGCCAAAACGCAGCACATACTTTGGTGGGCTCCCTTTGGCCCGGACAGAGCCATGAACTTACGAGACATGCATGCGACACTCACGGCACTTGTCCAGTGTCAG CACCCATACATTGTTCCGTCTGTCAGCAGTGTGGCCACGGAAaccggtgtgtgtgttgttcggcCGTGGTTTCCACAG GGAACAGTCCGAGATCAGATACACCAAGCGAAGCCACGAGGAAGTTGCCTGATGAAGTACACGGGAGAAAGGTTAAATCCTATCCCCCAGAGAGAGTGTGCCATCTATGGGAGACAGATTTTACAGGCTCTTTTATTCCTACATGAAAAAGGGTTAGGACATG GAAGCTTGCACACTGGCAACCTAGTGATAGACAATAATGTGTGTCGCCTCCTGGAACTCGAGAATCAGGTAGTCGGTCTTCCCACCCAACTCAGGCCATTCATGATCAACCATCGCAAGATCAACTCAATTGAAGCCATTGACGTCTATAGCTTTGGCCATGTGTTGTACGAAATGATTTTCCAGAAGCGCCTGACGACAGACACATGCACTGAGTTTCCTCCAGAGTGTCCTCCTCTGTCAA gatCTGTACTTGAAAGCATACTGAGTCCAGAAGCTTGCAAAAATGGCATACCTACTGTTGCCGGCTTGCTAACTCATCCATTCTTTAATCAG GTTCCTCTACATAGCCATGAAAAACCAAGCCTGAAATTACCATCATCGGTGAAACAGGCTGTATCAGCCAGCCATGAGGCTTTGTTGACAAGATTAGCTGCTGACCAAAAGAAA GTTCGTCAGCAGAGAAAGTTGTCCAAAGCAGAGGCATTTGTTTCACAACAGTCGATAAAGAACAGATATAAAAAG CATTTACAAGCCGACACAAATGGTATTATATCAGATTCCCAGAGATCGTCAGAAGACACTAGTCCAAGTCCTG TAAATCAATTATGA